The genomic DNA ATatcacagagaaaataatttgggatGTCAAAGATTAGATTCTTTACACGCTGGAAAAAGCTCATGCGGTCTGTATGGCTTGTAAATACCCTGGGGACATAAGAAGGAGGACTGGGACACTGAGTGGCTTCAAAGTCTAAACCACATGGTATTCCTCGTAAAAAAAACACCGAAGGGATTGAAAGATGCTCAGCCAGTATCTGCCCGCAGGGTAGTACAGGGTCTGTAAAGACAGCATCAAACTTGCTCTCTTCAAGATATCTGACAAGCTCTTTGTTGTACAGTAAGTGTGCACAGCTGGAGATTGACAAAGCAGACACTTTTTTCATACCTTGGtatattttcagaaatctttccAGAAAAGATCCTTCTTCAAATACTTCCCGTGAAAAAGAATGGATACTTGCATCCACCTCTTCCTTTGTGAAAGGTGTTGGAtacattttcataacaaaattcTCTGATGGTTTTATATGTACATTTATTTCAGATGCAACGACAACTATTTCATGCCCCTTCTCCTTGAGACTGTCCAACACTTCCCGCATGCTGAGCCAATGACTCccatccaccagcaccaccagcagcttcccaccagcagccAAACTGAGCATGGACAGGAGCAGAACCAGCGTCGCCATGACGTGCGGATGAGCACTAAGCAGCAGAGccatttctgcagaaatctgGTGAGTGCTGCCCAGAAGGAATATATCCAGCTCCACAGTTTTAAGCAATCTGTGCTCTAGTTCTCCAGATGATCTTTAGACTTATTTGCTGTGTGGTAAATGTATAATCATGTGTATGGCAAAGATGGAATAAGAGGTGTTAAACTTCAGCCAGTTTGGCAGACAGTAATTAGAGCAGCAGCCAGAATGGGAAACACCCACCTCTTTGTATTTAAGGACATTGGGATTTACAGAATGATTGGTCTGCTCAAAAGTGCTGATTAACAGATCATTAATTTTCCAAACAAGGATTTTCAGCATAGGAAAAATCCTCCCCTCCTGCCAGaccaaataattttctatttgtaaaaGATTAGAAAATTATTAATGCTTCATATGGGAAATGGCCTGGTTTCTTTATCATTTTTATACTTTGACATTGTAATGAAAACGGAAGACTGGCTACTCAAGTTCAATTCCCTGAAAGGCCTCCTTTTGGAAGAATGAAgtaggggctggaaggaggaaggaCAAGGGCATGGTTCTTGCCAGATATATTTAAAACTGGATTAGCAACTCAGAAATGCTGTTCAGGATCAGCCTGGGAAGACCACACCCCAGAGCCATGAAAGCAAAACCACCACTAATGGATAGACAGGATTTGCAGTCAATCAATCAGCCCTAATTATGAAAATTACCGCACAGAAGTAATTTCGAACATACAGTAATTTACTCTGAAGGTTGATAATATGCATCAGAATTTTTTTAAGGACATTTACCGAACTACTGCAGCTCTAGGTACAAATCTACCTTTTCAGTAGGCAGCGTTAAGCTGTTGCAGATGTCTCAGTGCTGGCTGGCAGCTACACAAACCTCtaacatttttacagaaaattgcATAAGGAATCCATGCGATGAAAGGATAAAGTTAGACTGACAAAGCAACCAGAACATTATCCGCCGACTGACGCATTATGACACTTTATCTCTAAATTATGAAAGGATGGTTCTATTAATGGAAAAGATtcgttgtttttaaaaatcaattgtgACTGTAAAAGAAATAGTTTCAGGTAGTAATACCGATCTGGCAAATACAAGCAGCCTGCTAAGACAAGGATCACCCTCACTGGTGGGTGTGTGACTCTAGCGAGAGTGCAGTGATAAACTACTTCCCTGGTCCAAAGAAAACAATTGTTTAAGCAAAAATGCTCAGATCCTGCTAATGCTATTGAAGAGTACCTGCAAGAGTGGGAGAGAATTAAAATCAACTCAGTTTTTTTAcctattttctttgtctttactGTATACCTTACTGCATGCCTAAATCCCACAAACTCATGTAGACaattatatacacacagagagagCATTTGCAAACAGCCTTTTCCCTTCAAACCTTAATATATTTTATCAAGGAAATCACTGACCTGAGAtaatggctttttctttccacagtttaTACCTCCAATGAAAACTATGTTGGGCATCACCGGCATGGGATACTCAAAAACAAAATCCATTCTTTTAAGCCAAATGGATCCATGGCTTAAGAGCTCCTTCATTGTTACTGGTCTGTGGAGAACATCTGAGGCCAGAAGTTCAAATGGCAAATAGGCAAAATTGCAAAGAAAGGATTCTGATGATTTCAGAAATAAGTTTTCCACGCGCTGGATAAACGTCATGTGGTCCGAGTTCTCTGTAAATGTTCTTGGGACATAGGAAGGGGGGTCTGGACACTGGGTAGCCTGCAAATCAAAGCTGCAGGGGAGTCCCCGTAAAAAGAAAACCGATGGGACAGAGAGATGCAGAGCCAATATTTGTCCACATGGTACAACAGGATCCGTGAGAAGAGCATCAAATTTACTCCTTTCAAGATATTGCATCAGATCCTTATTGTGCAGTAAACTGGTACAGGAGGAGGCATAGACACTGGAGATGACCTGAACTTTTTCATAAAGCGCAGTAATTCTTTGAAGAAAGGGCCTTCTCTCAAAAAGATCATTCACAAATGAATGCATGCTTGCTCCCAGTTCCTCCCTCGTTAAAGGCACTGGATACGTTTTGAGAGTGTAATATTCAGATGCCTTCACGTTCAAGTTTACTTCTGGTGCGACAACGACAATTTTGTGTTCTTTCTGGCTGAGGGCCGCCAGCACTGAGTGCATGCTGAGCCAGTGACTCCCATCCATTGGCACCACCAACAGCTTTCCACCATCGGCGAAGCAAAACAGAGAcaggaaaaccaaaaccctcGTAGAAACTAAGCAACTGTATTTACTTACATAAGCCATGTTCCTAGAAATCCAAAGTCTCTTCGCCTGCCCTGACCCAACCGTTTTTAAGTAGACCTACGGCTCCCTGCCAGATTCTCACATTCCCCCTTAACGATCCGGCTTTTCCAGCAAAACCAGTCACCAGTAACCATTCAAGGCATTGATGAATCATTTAAGGAAAGTGATGGGTTGGGCAGAACTGCTGCTTGGTATCTGAGGCTCCCTTGGGATGGGTCCTTTCTGATTGACTCCCGGTGCTGACTGATGTTagattgaaaagaaaatcagactttgcaaaaacaaaattctaagtttttttaataatgctggCACTTCGAAGTAACTGGGCTTGCTGAAAGCAGGTGTTAAAAtactttcttgctttccttcttttctttctttgtttttgatAAGCATTTTACAGCTGTTCTGAAATGCTTGTCAAGCTTAcgtttaaaattataaaattatgcCACTATACAGCACAATATCTGTGCATACCCTGAGGAGGAGGCTCTGTGATTTACATACAGCTCAGCACTGTAACTCTTGTTTTTCACTGGTACACTGTACCATGTACACTGGTACGACATACATCACCAGCTACAAATTTATTACAGGAAGATGCAGCAGAGGCTTGCATCAGTGAAGGAAAACCACCAATCTGTGCTGTCATACACAACActtctttgttttcatcctgacCTATCTTTCTGTGCCTGTCTcaatcattttcttcttcaaggagCAATAGGAAGGAAAAGCCACTCAGTTCCCCTTGTACGTAATTAAATACAGGAAAGCCTATACATACACAAATGTACAAATACCAACGTAGCCAGTAACAGCCCTCTTGTTTCAGGCAGGAATTGATTTTAAATGGTAAGAGGTGGTGTTATTACTTCAGATGAAAAACTAGAAGATACCATGTCTGAGCAGTTAACAAGTACTTGTGATAAACTTGTCAACCTGCAGGATTACATTTTGCTGTTTGATGGAACTGTGTGATTCAGCGGCATAGTCGGAAGACAACAAGAAATCAGGACTGAAGAATCAGTACTTCTGCACCAAATATTGCTGCTGGACTATGATCTTTAGTCCCTGAGCAAGATGAGGATGAGAGTGAACTTTGTTTTCAGAGGAAAGTCCGATTTTAAGCATCTCTGCCACATGGCCTCGCCTGCAGGCAGGATGCTGTTTTCCCAGAGGATCTGCCTGGGTTTGTCCCTGAGGAGCCATTAAGCAGCTCTGATGGACAGGACAGATAGGAAAAAGCACTACCTGATAAAAGTGGCCATGTGGGGGGATGACAAGCAATTCGAAAGAGACTTTTGTGAAAAAGCAAGATATGAACACTTGCAGCTTAACAGAAATAAACAGTACTTTCAATGGGCAGCATCAGGTGAAGTACTGGGAGGAGTAAAGCAAAGCCTAAGGCCAGTTAAGGTTGGCTCTGGGGAAGATATGCCAGGCTTCTAAAATGCAAATCTATTTTATTGTGAAGTTTCACTCATTCATGTTGACAAAGGCCTGTGAATTTGGGGAAGTGTAAGAGTGATGATAGGCAGGAGGAATCCATTCCTCCATTCCTCCATTCCTCCCAAGATTCAGGGAAGGCTGGCAAGTGAAAATAGTTCAAGGCAAGAATAGGGGAgagtctgtttatttttaagtaacgTTCACAAAGGATAAAACTTTATCCTTTCTAGGAAACAATGTGATTTATTGCTGAAACTGCTCGATAACACTAACTACAGATTCAATATCTGCTGAGGAGAGCTGTGTCTTCCTGTATCTCCTTTTCCACTTAATCTCTGGCTTCACATGAGGCTGTTCTTCTTACAGCACAAACAAGCAAGAATGTACATCAGAAGCAGCAATAAGCTAACATACATCACATGCATGCCTTTTTAGGCCACAGATGCCCAAGCAGACACCCATCAGCATTTCCCTACCCAAACCTAAAAATGCAGTCGAGAACTCAGCTATCTAGTTTTTGTGATGGAAGTCTACTAGACCAAAAACTTTCAGGACAAAATATTACCCTTTGACTCAAACACAAGACTGCTGTTACAGAAAAGAGCACATGATGCTATTGCACATAACCcagtgaattatttttctgactgGATAAGCAGCTAATGCTCTTGAAGAAATATTCTACTGCCTCTTATGTGAGGCAAATATTTTTTGGAAGAACCGTTATAATTCACCTGCCCTTTTTGCAATACTTCCTGGAGGAGATGGTGTTTGTGTACCTGACTTTAGCTGGAATTAAACAGCATAGCACGTACTCCCCTCACCAAACAAAATCCCCGTGATGGGCAGACCCAAGGAAAGGAGATATAGAATCAcgtctttttctcctgttctatTTTTCATGTGGATTGGCTACACAGAAAAGGTTAATCTAAATTATGTCTTTAGATAAGAAATGTCCATATCAAACACACTATTAAACTACACTCAGATCATGCAGGTGTATGACTGCCAAAATTTTCCCTTGTTATACCTTTCCCAGCCAGTCACTGACCTGAGATAATAGTTTCTTCTGTCCGCAGTTTATGCCTCCAATGAAAATCATATTGGGCATTATAGGCATGGGATATTCGAAGACAAAGTCAAGTCTCTTCAGCCAAATGGATCCATGACTTAAAAGCTGTGTAATTGTCATCGGCTTTTGGAGAAAGTCTGAGGCTAGGCTTTCAAATGGTGAAAAGACCATACTGCAGGTGAAATACTCTGAAATGTCAAGCAGGAAGTTTTTCACTCTCTGAGGGAACGTCATATGATCTGTATTGAGTGAGAACATTCGTGGGACATAGGACGGTGGGTTCGGACTCTGAGCAGCATGAGTGTCTATAGAGCACGGAACGCCCCGCAAGAAGAAAACAGTAGGGATAGAAAAGTGCAAAGCAATTATCTGTCCACAGGGTGTCAGAGGATCTGTAAAGATGGCATCAAATTTACTTTCTTCAATGTATTTCATCATCTCTTTGTTGTACAGCAAGGAACTGCAGGAAACTTGAAACAATGCAGAGGTCTTTCTGAAATTATCCAAAGTATTCAAAaatctgatgaggaaaggctctTTGCTAAAACAGTTTGCACCAAATGAGCGTATAAGTTCTTCCATCTCTTCCTTTTTGAAAGGTACAGGATACGTTTTCAATTCATATGTCCCTGTGGAATCTATCAGCATTTTGCTATCTGGCGCAATAACAACTATTTCATGTCCTCTCTTGCTCAGCTCCACCAGCACTTCCTTCATACTGAGCCAGTGGCTGCCCTCCATCGGGATcaccagcagcttcccagcagcagcagggctcagGCAGCACAAGAAGGGAAGCAGCACTGCCGCCAGCATGTTGCGATCTGGGCAGACAGGAACTCACACACAAGTGAGACAAGGGGTGGCTCACAAGCTTTTGTAGCTATGCTCCACCTACACAAACACACCACTTGCCAATGCTTTCTAGTGATACCTGTGCCCTTTTGACTTGCCTCACATTTCAAGTGTTCACAAGTTTGCACGCAACAGAGTCACGGTAGGTAATTAATGGTTATCAAAGGTTGAGATGAGGTTTGTGCTTCAAAAGCGGGTTTGAATGAGCATGAAAAAGGTCTGTCTCCTATCACACACTTTGCTTGCCCAAGCTAAGACTACAGCTCagtgcctcagccttctcctttccATAGTAGGACCACAACCTCATGACACTTCTTACCATCAGCAACCCAGCAACTTTGCTGACATTTACTGACAACATGCTCTAAGGTGCATGGGAATCCATGAAAGAGATGCATACACAGAGCGGATGGACAGGAACACTGCTGACCCCACATGGTAGTACTGGGTCTATAAAGAGCACACTAAAATGACTCTTCCATGTAGTGTTGGAGTTTTCTGTGCCAATGAAGGCTGACAGAGTTGTCATAGAGTGTAGTAATTTCGTATTTTTttataagtattttcttttctaatgaaGCTGAGGCGAGTTGTACAGTGAAACATAACTTATAGTAAAGGTAAATATGAGGAATCAATGTTGAAGTacctggtgtttgttttttgccttttttttaataaccaaaaCCAGCTGGTACAACTgagaaaactgaatattttttttcattgatgcaaacatgcatttttttgaaGAGACGCAGCCAACAGAAAATCTTTCCCCATCTCTACATATAACTTCCATCTAACCTCTTATCCTGTGGGCTATAAAACTAAATTGCAAAACAGCAGTTCGCCATTGTACCTCAGATAACCTAAACCAACAACACGTTTCTAATTCATGAACTCATGAGTTCATGGCCAATGTCAGTTCAGGTCATGACTGAAATAGTTCATCAACTCCGTTGAGTCTAGATTGTAAATTGCTGGTTGTAAATTGCTGGGTTTTTAAATGTTGGTGATAACCTCTCACCACAGAAGTTTCTAAATAGGTGACTTTGTATCCTTTGGGATACAATTTGCTCCTCCAGGAGGTTCAAGGCTCTACAGCACTGGTGGAGCTTTCTTTCACATGCAGTTTCTGTACAATTATTTTCAGGCTTGGTGGGAAAGCTTTGACCTTATTGAGAACTTGCACTCCAAAAAGCGCAAccagctccatcacccacacTGTCCCCATATTGGTAGTTTACAAGATAGGATTAACTTAATGGGAATTTTCAAACAGCCCAGGAGAAGGTGAGGCACAGAAACAGATCTGTTGCTCTTAACCTCTGAAAAGGCCATCAAATGAACACTAGAAGACATGTTCAAGTTAGACCAACAGATGAAGAAAGAGAGTCATGGATGTCTGATGGTGGGGCATTTACAGACATCTGCTTGGGTCTTTAATATCTGATCAGCAATCTTTCCCGCTCCTGACTCCATGTCCTTTTGAAAGACCCCTTGTGAGCAACTGCTACTCCTTTTCCTTCATTCAAATATATATAACCAGTTAGAGAGAACCAAGTGGCACTAAAGACTCTCCTGGTAAGAGGACTGGCTGGCTCTGCCACTTCCAACACAAGCACTAAACATACTTATCTGGACAAAAGTGGAGGACATCAGGGCTTTCTTCTACACTACTCTGTTTCAGGGGTACTCATAATTAGCAATACTCGAATATCCCTTTCCTGCTTCAATCCGCTATAGAAGATGCTGTACTTGATTCAGAGAGCTGGCTGGTACCCAAAAAACTGAATAGGAATTTACAGAAGACACCCCCACCCAGAAAAGCTTAAAACCTAATTAAATAGCCTATGAAAGAAGGGGAAGA from Chroicocephalus ridibundus chromosome 7, bChrRid1.1, whole genome shotgun sequence includes the following:
- the LOC134518873 gene encoding UDP-glucuronosyltransferase 1A1-like, yielding MAYVSKYSCLVSTRVLVFLSLFCFADGGKLLVVPMDGSHWLSMHSVLAALSQKEHKIVVVAPEVNLNVKASEYYTLKTYPVPLTREELGASMHSFVNDLFERRPFLQRITALYEKVQVISSVYASSCTSLLHNKDLMQYLERSKFDALLTDPVVPCGQILALHLSVPSVFFLRGLPCSFDLQATQCPDPPSYVPRTFTENSDHMTFIQRVENLFLKSSESFLCNFAYLPFELLASDVLHRPVTMKELLSHGSIWLKRMDFVFEYPMPVMPNIVFIGGINCGKKKPLSQVSDFLDKIY
- the LOC134518347 gene encoding UDP-glucuronosyltransferase 1A1-like isoform X4, yielding MLAAVLLPFLCCLSPAAAGKLLVIPMEGSHWLSMKEVLVELSKRGHEIVVIAPDSKMLIDSTGTYELKTYPVPFKKEEMEELIRSFGANCFSKEPFLIRFLNTLDNFRKTSALFQVSCSSLLYNKEMMKYIEESKFDAIFTDPLTPCGQIIALHFSIPTVFFLRGVPCSIDTHAAQSPNPPSYVPRMFSLNTDHMTFPQRVKNFLLDISEYFTCSMVFSPFESLASDFLQKPMTITQLLSHGSIWLKRLDFVFEYPMPIMPNMIFIGGINCGQKKLLSQEFEAIVNASGEHGIVVFSLGSMVSEIPMKKAIEIADALGSVPQTVLWRYTGEVPPNLPKNVKLVKWLPQNDLLAHPKTRAFITHGGSHGVYEGICNAVPMVLMPLFGDQMDNAKRVESRGAGLTLNILEMTSKDISTALKTVINDKKYKENIKRLSDLHLDRPIHPLDLAVHWVEFVMRHKGAPHLRPAAHDLNWIQYHSLDVIAFLLAVVLLSLFISLKCCLFCCRRCCCKKGRTRKPTKSKSH